From the Macaca nemestrina isolate mMacNem1 chromosome 7, mMacNem.hap1, whole genome shotgun sequence genome, one window contains:
- the LOC105477870 gene encoding lipid transferase CIDEB — MEYLSALNPSDLLRSVSNISSEFGRRVWTSASPPQRPFRVCNHKRTIRKGLTAATRQELLAKALETLLLNGVLTLVLEEDGTAVDSEDFFQLLEDDTCLMVLESGQSWSPARSGVLSYGLGRERPKHSKDIARITFDVYKQNPRDLFGSLNVKATFYGLYSMSCDFQGLGPKKVLRELLRWTSTLLQGLGHMLLGISSTLRHVVEGAEQWQQKGRLHSY, encoded by the exons ATGGAGTACCTCTCAGCTCTGAACCCCAGTGACCTACTCAG GTCAGTATCTAATATAAGCTCGGAGTTTGGACGGAGGGTCTGGACCTCAGCTTCACCACCCCAGCGACCTTTCCGTGTCTGTAATCACAAGCGGACCATCCGGAAAGGCCTGACAGCTGCCACCCGCCAGGAGCTGCTAGCCAAA GCATTGGAGACCCTACTGCTGAATGGAGTGCTAACCCTGGTGCTAGAGGAGGATGGAACTGCAGTGGACAGTGAGGACTTCTTCCAGCTGCTGGAGGATGACACGTGCCTGATGGTGTTGGAGTCTGGTCAGAGCTGGAGCCCCGCAAGG AGTGGAGTGCTGTCATATGGCCTGGGACGGGAGAGGCCCAAGCACAGCAAGGACATCGCCCGCATCACCTTTGACGTGTACAAGCAAAACCCTCGAGACCTCTTTGGCAGCCTGAATGTCAAAGCCACATTCTACGGGCTCTACTCTATGAGTTGTGACTTTCAAGGACTCGGCCCAAAGAAAGTACTCAG GGAGCTCCTTCGTTGGACCTCCACACTGCTGCAAGGCCTGGGCCATATGTTGCTGGGAATTTCCTCCACCCTTCGTCATGTAGTGGAGGGGGCtgagcaatggcagcaaaagggCCGCCTCCATTCCTACTAA
- the LOC105477869 gene encoding nucleolar protein 9, translated as MGLGPRSPHKVGRRFPAGGKRGRGAKGSGRPLPGSKRQPWPPPDRRSEPPPDSHPHLSPEALGYFRRALSALKEAPETGEERDLMVHNIMKEVETQALALSTNRTGSEMLQELLGFSPLKPLCRVWAALRSNLRTVACHRCGVHVLQSALLQLPRLLGSAAEEEEEQEGEDGKDGPTETLEELVLGLAAEVCDDFLFYCGDTHGSFVVRTLLQVLGGTILESERARPRGFQSSEAQKASARECKPADFEVPETFLNRLQDLTSSFLKDIAVFITDKISSFCLQVALQVLHHKLPEFCAYLCNAVIGYLSTRSSSVDGSPLLLFLRDQTSSRLLEQVLLVLEPPRLQSLFEEHLQGQLQTLAAHPIANFPLQRLLDAVTTPELLSPVFEELSPVLEAVLAQGHPGVVIALVGACRRVGACQAKVLQLLLEAFHCAEPSSRQVACVPLFATLMAYEVYYGLMEEEGAVPAEHQVEMAAARALGDVTVLGSLLLQHLLHFSTPGLVLRSLGALTGPQLLVLAQSPAGSHVLDAILTSPSVTRKQRRRVLQNLKGQYVALACSRHGSRVLDAIWSGAALGARKEIAAELGEQNQQLIRDPFGHHVARNVALTTFLKRREAWEQQQGAVAKRRRALNSILED; from the exons ATGGGGCTGGGTCCGCGCTCTCCACACAAGGTGGGGCGCCGGTTCCCAGCTGGTGGCAAACGGGGACGCGGGGCCAAGGGGTCGGGGCGCCCCTTACCCGGCAGTAAGCGGCAACCCTGGCCGCCTCCGGATAGGCGCTCGGAGCCGCCTCCAGATTCGCACCCGCACCTGAGCCCCGAAGCTCTGGGATATTTCCGCCGGGCGCTGTCAGCATTGAAAGAGGCTCCCGAGACTGGGGAAGAACGAG ATCTGATGGTGCACAATATTATGAAGGAAGTAGAGACTCAGGCCCTAGCTTTGTCCACTAACAGGACTGGCAGTGAGATGCTGCAGGAACTGTTGGGATTCAGTCCCTTGAAACCGCTTTGTCGCGTATGGGCTGCTCTGCGCTCCAACTTGCGCACTGTGGCCTGTCACCGATGCGGGGTCCATGTATTGCAAAGTGCTTTGCTACAGCTCCCTCGATTGCTGGGGAGTgctgcagaggaggaggaggagcaggaaggggaggatggGAAGGATGGTCCCACGGAGACCCTGGAGGAGCTGGTCCTGGGACTAGCCGCTGAGGTGTgtgatgattttcttttctactgtgGAGACACACATGGCAGCTTCGTGGTCAGAACTCTGCTTCAGGTGTTAGGAGGGACTATTCTGGAGTCTGAGAGAGCCAGGCCCCGTGGTTTCCAATCATCTG AAGCACAGAAGGCCTCAGCTCGGGAATGTAAGCCAGCTGATTTTGAAGTCCCTGAAACCTTTTTAAATCGCCTTCAGGACCTGACCTCCTCCTTTCTGAAGGACATTGCAG TGTTTATCACTGATAAGATCTCCAGTTTCTGTCTTCAAGTGGCTTTACAGGTTTTACACCACAAACTTCCCGAGTTTTGCGCTTATCTCTGCAATGCTGTGATTGGCTACCTGAGTACTCGCAGTTCCTCAGTAGATGGCAG TCCCCTACTGCTATTTCTCCGAGATCAGACGAGCTCCAGACTCCTGGAGCAGGTCCTGCTGGTGTTGGAGCCCCCAAGGCTCCAGAGCCTCTTTGAGGAGCACTTGCAGGGGCAGCTGCAGACCCTGGCTGCACATCCCATTGCCAACTTCCCTTTGCAGCGCTTACTGGATGCAGTCACTACCCCTGAGCTG CTGTCCCCTGTGTTTGAGGAGCTAAGCCCTGTCCTGGAAGCTGTATTGGCCCAGGGCCACCCAGGGGTAGTCATTGCCCTGGTGGGGGCCTGTCGCAGAGTTGGGGCCTGCCAAGCCAAGGTCCTACAGCTCTTGTTGGAG GCATTCCACTGTGCAGAGCCCTCATCCCGGCAAGTGGCCTGTGTGCCTCTCTTTGCCACTTTGATGGCGTATGAGGTGTACTATGGACtgatggaggaggagggggcagTGCCTGCAGAGCACCAG GTGGAAATGGCCGCAGCCAGGGCCTTGGGGGACGTAACAGTCCTTGGGTCTCTACTGCTCCAGCATCTGCTGCACTTCTCCACTCCTGGTCTTGTACTTCGAAGTCTGGGTGCCTTGACGGGACCACAACTTCTGGTCCTGGCCCAAAGTCCTGCTGGCTCTCATGTGCTCGATGCCATCCTGACCAGCCCTTCTGTGACGCGCAAGCAGCGCCGCCGTGTGCTGCAGAACCTAAAG GGACAATATGTGGCTCTGGCCTGTAGTCGCCATGGCAGCCGTGTGCTAGATGCCATCTGGAGTGGAGCAGCCTTGGGGGCTCGGAAAGAAATTGCTGCTGAGCTGG GGGAGCAGAACCAGCAGCTGATAAGAGACCCTTTCGGCCACCATGTGGCTCGAAATGTGGCCTTGACTACCTTCTTAAAGCGACGAGAGGCTTGGGAACAGCAGCAGGGTGCGGTGGCCAAGCGGAGGCGGGCATTGAACTCCATACTTGAAGACTGA
- the LOC105477871 gene encoding dehydrogenase/reductase SDR family member 1 — protein MAAPMKGKVCVVTGASRGIGRGIALQLCKAGATVYITGRHLDTLRVAAQEAQSLGGRCVPVVCDSSQESEVRSLFEQVDREQQGHLDVLVNNAYAGVQTILNTRNKAFWETPASMWDDINNVGLRGHYFCSVYGARLMVPAGRGLIVVISSPGSLQYMFNVPYGVGKAACDKLAADCAHELRRHGVSYVSLWPGIVQTELLKEHMAKEEVLKDPVFKQFKSIFSSAETTELSGKCVVALATDPNILSLSGKVLPSCDLARRYGLRDVDGRPVQDYLSLSSVLSHVSGVGWLASYLPSFLRVPKWIIALYTSKF, from the exons ATGGCAGCTCCCATGAAGGGCAAAGTGTGTGTGGTGACTGGTGCCTCCAGGGGTATTGGCCGTGGCATTGCCTTGCAGCTCTGCAAAGCAGGTGCCACAGTTTACATCACTGGCCGACATCTAGACACCCTTCGCGTTGCTGCTCAGGAG GCACAATCCCTCGGGGGCCGATGTGTGCCTGTGGTGTGCGATTCAAGCCAGGAGAGTGAAGTGCGAAGCCTGTTTGAGCAAGTGGATCGGGAACAGCAAGGGCATCTGGACGTGCTGGTCAACAACGCTTATGCAGGAGTCCAG ACGATCCTGAACACCAGGAATAAGGCATTCTGGGAAACCCCTGCCTCCATGTGGGATGATATCAACAACGTTGGACTCAG AGGCCACTACTTTTGCTCTGTGTATGGGGCACGGCTGATGGTACCAGCTGGCCGGGGGCTCATCGTGGTCATCTCCTCCCCTGGAAGCCTGCAGTATATGTTCAACGTCCCCTATGGTGTGGGCAAAGCTGCG TGTGACAAGCTGGCTGCTGACTGTGCCCACGAGCTGCGGCGCCATGGGGTCAGCTATGTGTCTCTGTGGCCAGGAATTGTGCAGACAGAACTGCTGAAGGAGCATATGGCAAAAGAGGAGGTCCTGAAGGATCCTGTGTTTAAGCAG TTCAaatcaatcttctcatctgcagaaACCACAGAATTGAGTGGCAAATGTGTGGTGGCTTTGGCAACAG ATCCCAATATCCTGAGCCTGAGTGGTAAGGTGCTACCATCCTGTGACCTTGCTCGACGCTATGGCCTTCGGGATGTGGACG GCCGCCCTGTCCAAGACTATTTGTCTTTGAGCTCTGTTCTCTCACACGTGTCCGGCGTGGGCTGGCTGGCCTCCTACTTGCCCTCCTTCCTCCGTGTGCCCAAGTGGATTATTGCCCTCTACACTAGCAAGTTCTAA